One segment of Zhihengliuella halotolerans DNA contains the following:
- a CDS encoding winged helix-turn-helix transcriptional regulator, with product MDDSPAWNVMVSTCPSRTSLARIANKWTAMIVIALSDGRLRFGEIRRAVDGISGKVLADTLRDLERDGIVSRTAYDQMPPRVEYDLTPLGQTLREPLTALGTWAETHIADVEAARDAYDDRGSGDAF from the coding sequence ATGGATGATTCGCCGGCATGGAACGTCATGGTCTCTACCTGCCCGTCCCGCACTTCGCTCGCGCGCATCGCCAACAAGTGGACGGCCATGATCGTGATCGCCCTCAGTGACGGGCGCCTGCGCTTCGGGGAGATCCGACGGGCCGTGGACGGGATCAGCGGGAAGGTTCTGGCAGACACGCTGCGCGATCTGGAACGCGACGGAATCGTCTCCCGAACCGCGTACGACCAGATGCCCCCGCGGGTCGAGTACGATCTGACGCCACTCGGACAGACCCTGCGCGAGCCCCTGACCGCCCTCGGCACGTGGGCCGAGACTCACATCGCCGACGTCGAAGCCGCCAGGGACGCCTACGATGACAGGGGCTCGGGAGACGCGTTCTGA
- a CDS encoding ABC transporter ATP-binding protein, with translation MHHQQNDQTRPRTTTLTETFGRLVPHLRPIMARLVLGSICALLASVVALTIPRVLGWLVNTVLDGDGVASAVWLGVGIVALLGIFEALLVWLRRIFVISPTAEIETDLRLNLFRHLQQLPVAFHDRWGSGQLLSRSMGDLSLLRRWLAFGSIMLVVSSLTVIAGLAFMFSSSWILGLIYLAGAIPITIRAFKFRTVFRDASRLSQDQAGDLATTVEEAVHGIRVIKAFGRGREALDGFHAQAQKLRETEIHKARTLAGFMALVVALPEVTLGIGLFTGIWLAAEGQLLVGDLAAFFATAAFLAGHVEGIGMLLGMTLTTKTALDRHYEVIDSPVTITSPPSPRVPADPTGHLVLRDVSFGYPDAPADANVIDGLDLEVRPGETMALVGGTGCGKSTLMHLIPRLYEATSGSVELDGLDVREYDVEALRTAVAVAFEDSILFSSSVRENVLLGARPEPGRSEDEMLAEALEVAQAHFVHELPAGVDTLIGEEGLSLSGGQRQRLALARAIAAKPRLLVLDDPLSALDVRTEEAVTARLRTVLEGTSTLIVAHRPSTVMLADRVALMDAGRIVDVGTHAELLARSEHYRYVIAAGDEPPSVEDVLNTEGTTTEGGRA, from the coding sequence GTGCACCACCAACAGAACGACCAAACCCGCCCCCGGACCACAACGCTGACCGAGACCTTTGGTCGACTTGTCCCCCATCTGCGCCCCATCATGGCGCGGCTCGTGCTCGGCTCGATCTGCGCGCTTCTGGCCAGCGTGGTCGCACTCACCATCCCCCGAGTGCTGGGCTGGCTCGTCAACACCGTCCTCGACGGCGACGGCGTCGCCTCGGCCGTCTGGCTCGGCGTCGGCATCGTCGCGCTCCTCGGCATCTTCGAGGCCCTGCTGGTCTGGCTCCGCCGCATCTTCGTCATCTCCCCGACGGCCGAAATCGAGACCGACCTCCGGCTGAACCTTTTCCGACACCTGCAGCAGCTTCCCGTGGCCTTTCACGACCGCTGGGGCTCCGGGCAGCTGCTGTCCCGATCGATGGGTGACCTGTCGCTCCTGCGCCGCTGGCTGGCCTTCGGCTCGATCATGCTGGTCGTCTCGTCTCTGACCGTCATCGCGGGCCTCGCCTTCATGTTCAGCTCGAGCTGGATCCTCGGTTTGATCTATCTCGCCGGCGCCATCCCGATCACGATCCGCGCTTTCAAGTTCCGCACGGTCTTCCGGGACGCCAGCCGTCTGAGTCAGGACCAGGCCGGCGACCTCGCCACCACGGTGGAGGAGGCCGTGCACGGCATCCGCGTGATCAAGGCGTTCGGCCGCGGCCGCGAGGCACTCGACGGATTCCACGCGCAGGCCCAGAAACTCCGCGAGACCGAGATCCACAAAGCCCGCACACTCGCGGGGTTCATGGCCCTCGTCGTCGCGCTGCCCGAAGTCACGCTCGGCATCGGCCTCTTCACGGGCATCTGGCTCGCCGCGGAGGGGCAGCTCCTCGTCGGCGACCTCGCCGCGTTCTTCGCGACCGCCGCGTTCCTCGCCGGACACGTCGAGGGCATCGGCATGCTGCTCGGCATGACCCTGACCACCAAGACCGCGCTCGACCGCCACTACGAGGTCATCGACTCCCCCGTCACCATCACCTCCCCGCCGTCCCCGCGTGTCCCGGCCGACCCGACCGGCCACCTCGTCCTGCGCGACGTGTCCTTCGGCTACCCGGACGCGCCGGCCGACGCGAACGTGATTGACGGCCTGGACCTCGAGGTCCGCCCCGGCGAGACCATGGCGCTCGTCGGAGGCACCGGCTGCGGCAAGTCCACACTCATGCACCTCATCCCACGCCTCTACGAGGCCACGTCCGGCTCCGTCGAGCTCGACGGCCTCGACGTCAGGGAGTACGACGTCGAAGCGTTACGCACCGCCGTCGCCGTCGCCTTCGAGGATTCGATCCTGTTCTCCTCCTCGGTGCGGGAGAACGTCCTGCTCGGCGCGCGCCCGGAGCCGGGCCGGAGCGAGGACGAGATGCTCGCGGAGGCGCTCGAGGTCGCCCAGGCGCACTTCGTGCACGAGCTGCCCGCCGGCGTCGACACCCTCATCGGCGAGGAGGGTCTCTCGCTCTCCGGCGGCCAACGCCAGCGCCTCGCCCTCGCGCGGGCGATCGCCGCCAAGCCCCGCCTGCTGGTGCTCGACGACCCGCTCTCGGCTCTGGACGTGCGCACCGAGGAGGCCGTGACCGCCCGCCTGCGGACCGTGCTCGAGGGCACGAGTACTCTCATCGTCGCGCACCGACCCTCAACCGTCATGCTCGCCGACCGGGTCGCCCTCATGGACGCCGGCAGAATCGTCGACGTCGGCACCCACGCCGAACTGCTCGCCCGCAGCGAGCACTACCGGTACGTCATCGCCGCCGGCGACGAACCACCCAGCGTCGAGGACGTGCTAAACACCGAAGGAACGACGACGGAAGGAGGTCGGGCATGA
- a CDS encoding ABC transporter ATP-binding protein, with amino-acid sequence MSGLTGVAGEDNIDLDAGDRRRVRRRSLRLLKTLAGPIKGRLVLTALLVLVSAAARAALPLLVAWSIDSMLPRVIDGDMAALGFVGGAYVVTAIVAGGLLGVYTYAAANVSQAMLLDLRLRVFRHTQLLSLEFHETYTSGRVISRQTSDLETLRELLDQGISQLVSGVAFILFTAISMFILDWKTALVVVGAALPIAIIFRWYQVRSELVYRESRVFSARVITTFVETMTGIRAVKAFRREAAGDATYTGVANEYRDNTLRSIFLFGVLQPVLMLIGNLTVAGVLLVGGFRVLEGSLAVGSLVGLLLTAKRVFQPIEAIAMFYNSFQAATAALEKVSGLLEERATVVEPAHPKPLETAEGTVEFKNAVFGYGDGPVVMQEFDLTIPAGQTVAVVGQTGAGKSTLAKLIARFYDLSAGELTLDGVDLRDLSQEDLRRAVVMVTQEAFLFSGSVADNIALGKPEASREEIVLAARAVGAHEFIESLPEGYDTDVNKRGGRVSAGQRQLISFARAFLADPTVLILDEATSSLDIPSERLVQQALERLLGERTALIIAHRLSTVEIADRVLVVHDGRVVEDGSPAELIAAGGRFAALHHAWQDSLR; translated from the coding sequence ATGAGCGGCTTGACCGGCGTTGCGGGCGAAGACAACATCGACCTGGACGCGGGAGACCGGCGTCGCGTCCGGCGTCGTTCCCTGCGCCTGCTGAAAACCCTGGCCGGACCGATCAAGGGCCGGCTGGTCCTCACGGCGCTGCTCGTGCTCGTCTCCGCCGCGGCGAGGGCGGCACTGCCGCTGCTCGTGGCGTGGTCGATCGACTCGATGCTGCCGCGCGTGATCGACGGCGACATGGCCGCGCTCGGGTTCGTCGGCGGCGCCTATGTGGTCACCGCGATCGTGGCGGGCGGGCTGCTCGGCGTCTACACCTACGCCGCGGCCAACGTGAGTCAGGCGATGCTGCTGGACCTGCGGCTGCGAGTCTTCCGGCACACGCAGCTGCTGAGCCTCGAATTCCACGAGACCTACACCTCCGGACGCGTCATCTCCCGGCAGACCTCCGACTTGGAGACCCTGCGCGAACTGCTCGACCAGGGCATCTCGCAGCTGGTCTCCGGCGTCGCGTTCATCCTCTTCACGGCGATCAGCATGTTCATCCTGGACTGGAAGACGGCCCTCGTGGTCGTCGGCGCCGCTCTCCCGATCGCGATCATCTTCCGCTGGTACCAGGTGCGCTCCGAGCTCGTCTACCGTGAGTCCCGGGTCTTCTCGGCCCGCGTCATCACGACGTTCGTGGAGACAATGACCGGCATCCGCGCGGTCAAGGCGTTCCGCCGCGAGGCCGCGGGCGACGCCACCTACACGGGGGTGGCGAACGAGTACCGGGACAACACGCTGCGCAGCATCTTCCTCTTCGGCGTCCTGCAGCCCGTCCTGATGCTCATCGGCAACCTCACCGTTGCGGGTGTGCTGCTCGTCGGCGGGTTCCGGGTGCTGGAGGGCTCGCTCGCCGTCGGCTCGCTCGTCGGGCTGCTGCTCACGGCCAAGCGCGTGTTCCAGCCGATCGAGGCAATCGCCATGTTCTACAACTCGTTCCAGGCGGCGACTGCGGCCCTCGAGAAGGTCTCCGGGCTGCTCGAGGAGCGCGCGACCGTGGTCGAACCCGCCCACCCGAAACCGCTCGAAACCGCCGAGGGCACCGTCGAGTTCAAGAACGCGGTCTTCGGCTACGGCGACGGCCCGGTGGTCATGCAGGAATTCGACCTCACGATTCCGGCCGGGCAGACCGTCGCCGTCGTCGGGCAGACGGGCGCCGGCAAGTCGACGCTCGCCAAGCTCATCGCCCGGTTCTACGACCTCAGCGCGGGCGAGCTCACACTCGACGGCGTCGACCTGCGCGACCTCTCGCAGGAGGACCTGCGCCGGGCGGTCGTCATGGTGACCCAGGAGGCCTTCCTGTTCTCCGGGTCGGTCGCCGACAACATCGCGCTCGGCAAGCCGGAAGCGAGCCGGGAGGAGATCGTGCTGGCGGCCCGCGCCGTGGGGGCGCACGAGTTCATCGAGTCCCTGCCCGAGGGGTACGACACGGACGTGAACAAGCGCGGCGGCCGCGTCTCGGCGGGCCAGCGCCAGCTGATCTCGTTCGCGCGAGCGTTCCTCGCGGACCCGACGGTGCTGATCCTCGACGAGGCCACGAGCTCGCTCGACATCCCGAGCGAGCGGCTCGTCCAGCAGGCGCTCGAACGGCTTCTCGGCGAGCGGACCGCCTTGATCATCGCGCACCGGCTCTCGACCGTGGAGATCGCCGACCGCGTGCTCGTCGTGCACGACGGCCGCGTCGTCGAGGACGGCAGCCCCGCCGAGCTCATCGCCGCCGGCGGTCGCTTCGCCGCCCTGCACCACGCGTGGCAGGACTCCCTGCGCTGA
- a CDS encoding phosphoribosylaminoimidazolesuccinocarboxamide synthase — protein sequence MAGFETDAPVLDGWKHVYSGKVRDLYAPADESVTDRVLVVASDRISAYDSVLASEIPDKGKVLTQLSLWWFEQLDVANHVISTDVPAEVAGRAMVCKRLAMYPIECIARGYLTGSGLAEYRASQTVCSLPLPAGLVDGSRLEPAIFTPSAKAEVGEHDENITYAQTVERVGAEVSAELKRLTLDVYTAAEAIARDRGIVLADTKVEFGLDPATGAITLGDEVLTPDSSRFWDAETYAPGRAQPSFDKQFVRDWLTSDASGWDKTSGVEPPELPAEIVEKTRARYIEAYERLTGRTFTA from the coding sequence ATGGCCGGGTTCGAGACCGACGCGCCCGTCCTCGACGGCTGGAAGCACGTCTACTCGGGTAAGGTCCGCGATCTGTACGCGCCGGCAGACGAGTCCGTGACCGACCGTGTGCTCGTCGTCGCGAGCGACCGCATCAGCGCCTACGACTCCGTGCTCGCGAGCGAGATCCCCGACAAGGGCAAGGTCCTCACCCAGCTGAGCCTCTGGTGGTTCGAGCAGCTCGATGTCGCCAACCACGTGATCTCCACCGACGTTCCGGCCGAGGTCGCCGGGCGGGCGATGGTCTGCAAGCGCCTGGCGATGTACCCCATCGAGTGCATCGCCCGCGGCTACCTGACGGGCTCCGGCCTGGCGGAGTACCGGGCGTCGCAGACGGTGTGCTCCCTGCCGCTGCCCGCCGGGCTCGTGGACGGCTCCCGCCTGGAACCGGCGATCTTCACCCCGAGCGCCAAGGCCGAGGTGGGCGAGCACGACGAGAACATCACCTACGCGCAGACCGTCGAGCGGGTCGGCGCGGAGGTCTCCGCGGAGCTCAAGCGCCTGACGCTCGACGTCTACACGGCCGCGGAGGCCATCGCCCGCGACCGCGGCATTGTCTTGGCCGACACCAAGGTCGAGTTCGGGCTCGACCCGGCAACGGGGGCCATCACCCTCGGCGATGAGGTCCTGACCCCCGACTCCTCCCGTTTCTGGGATGCGGAGACCTACGCGCCGGGCCGCGCGCAGCCGTCGTTCGACAAGCAGTTCGTGCGCGACTGGCTGACGTCCGACGCCTCCGGCTGGGACAAGACCAGCGGCGTCGAGCCGCCCGAGCTGCCAGCTGAGATCGTCGAGAAGACCCGCGCCCGCTACATCGAGGCCTACGAGCGCCTCACGGGGCGGACCTTCACCGCGTAG
- the purD gene encoding phosphoribosylamine--glycine ligase — MKVLVIGPGGREHALVRSLLADPYVSEVHAAPGNAGMAQDVATHAVDAQDPAAVVALARTLEADLVVIGPEAPLAAGVSDAVREAGFPVFGPSKAAAQLEASKAFAKDVMAEASVPTAMARVATTTAEAADALDAFGAPYVVKDDGLAAGKGVVVTEDRAEALAHAESCFAAGGTVVIEEFLDGPEVSLFVISDGKHAVPLSPAQDFKRIFDGDEGPNTGGMGAYTPLEWLPAGFVDEVMERVAYPTIREMDRRGTPFAGVLYCGLAMTSRGLRVIEFNARFGDPETQPVLARLKTPLGGVLLAAAKGELDDAEQLHWRPETAVGVVMASANYPDSPRKGDAIGGLAAAAALENVSVLHAGTSTNDAGEIVTSGGRVLAVVGLGTDLAAARATAYDGVARISWQGAQFRRDIAEKAALGQIRVPGVAKGRHVAEASAAGENA, encoded by the coding sequence GTGAAGGTTCTGGTGATCGGCCCCGGAGGCCGCGAGCACGCTCTTGTCCGTTCCCTGCTAGCCGACCCGTACGTCAGCGAAGTCCACGCAGCCCCCGGCAACGCCGGCATGGCGCAGGACGTCGCGACGCACGCGGTCGACGCGCAGGACCCCGCCGCCGTCGTCGCACTCGCGAGGACGCTGGAGGCCGACCTCGTCGTGATCGGCCCGGAGGCGCCGCTCGCCGCGGGCGTCTCCGACGCCGTGCGGGAGGCCGGGTTCCCGGTCTTCGGGCCGTCGAAGGCGGCCGCCCAGTTGGAGGCGTCGAAGGCGTTCGCGAAGGACGTGATGGCCGAGGCCTCCGTCCCGACCGCGATGGCCCGCGTCGCGACCACTACTGCCGAGGCCGCCGATGCGCTCGACGCTTTCGGCGCCCCTTACGTCGTCAAGGACGACGGGCTCGCCGCCGGCAAGGGCGTCGTCGTCACTGAGGACCGCGCCGAGGCCCTCGCGCACGCTGAATCCTGCTTCGCCGCGGGCGGCACCGTGGTCATCGAGGAGTTCCTCGACGGCCCGGAGGTCTCGCTGTTCGTCATCTCCGACGGCAAGCACGCCGTCCCGCTCTCGCCCGCACAGGACTTCAAGCGCATTTTCGACGGCGATGAGGGCCCCAACACCGGCGGAATGGGCGCCTACACCCCGCTCGAGTGGCTGCCGGCCGGCTTCGTCGACGAGGTCATGGAACGCGTCGCGTACCCGACCATCCGCGAGATGGATCGCCGGGGCACCCCGTTCGCGGGCGTCCTCTACTGCGGCCTCGCCATGACGAGCCGCGGCCTGCGCGTCATCGAGTTCAACGCCCGCTTCGGCGACCCGGAGACCCAGCCGGTCCTGGCCCGACTGAAGACCCCGCTGGGCGGCGTCCTGCTCGCCGCCGCCAAGGGCGAGCTCGACGACGCCGAGCAGCTGCACTGGCGGCCCGAGACGGCCGTCGGCGTCGTCATGGCGTCGGCGAACTACCCCGATTCCCCGCGCAAGGGCGACGCGATCGGCGGGCTCGCCGCGGCCGCCGCGCTCGAGAACGTCTCCGTGCTGCACGCCGGCACCTCGACCAACGACGCCGGCGAGATCGTCACCTCCGGCGGCCGTGTGCTCGCCGTCGTCGGCCTCGGCACGGACCTCGCTGCCGCCCGCGCGACGGCGTACGACGGCGTCGCGCGCATCTCGTGGCAGGGCGCCCAGTTCCGCCGCGACATCGCGGAGAAGGCGGCACTCGGCCAAATCCGTGTTCCCGGTGTCGCGAAGGGCCGGCACGTGGCCGAGGCCTCCGCGGCGGGGGAGAACGCCTGA
- a CDS encoding asparaginase, with protein MSATPRSGTFTTDDAVDLAVVDRNGFVESRHLGSAVVVDPAGEVVLELGDTTTPIFPRSSLKPFQALASMQAGAPLVGEQVALACASHVGSAEHMEVADGMLRAAGLSADDLRCPAAWPQHGGTRTALTRGELAIGGRTLPAEKSRLAFNCSGKHAAFLWACVENGWDLATYLDAEHPLQLRVVEILEEYAGESVAHVAVDGCGAPAPAISLRGLARATGRLAAAPSDKSANARAATIATAMLDYPWAVHGHGEENTVVMEDLEIIAKLGAEGVLILGAPDGTACAVKMLDGNGRGATLVGLTLLAAAGVVPAGALGPVLSRAMRPVLGGGEPVGGVRLAAPVVALLD; from the coding sequence ATGTCAGCCACTCCCCGCTCCGGAACGTTCACCACCGACGACGCTGTCGACCTGGCCGTCGTCGACCGCAACGGATTCGTCGAATCCCGGCACCTCGGTTCGGCCGTCGTCGTCGATCCCGCCGGCGAGGTCGTGCTCGAGCTCGGCGACACCACCACACCGATCTTCCCGCGGTCCTCGCTCAAGCCGTTCCAGGCGCTCGCCTCGATGCAGGCCGGCGCGCCGCTCGTCGGCGAACAGGTCGCCCTCGCGTGCGCGAGCCACGTCGGCAGCGCCGAGCACATGGAGGTCGCCGACGGCATGCTGCGGGCCGCCGGACTCTCCGCGGACGACCTGCGCTGCCCCGCCGCCTGGCCGCAGCACGGGGGAACCCGCACCGCTCTGACCCGCGGCGAGCTGGCCATCGGCGGCCGGACCCTTCCCGCCGAGAAGTCCCGCCTCGCCTTCAACTGCTCCGGCAAGCACGCCGCGTTCCTGTGGGCGTGCGTGGAGAACGGGTGGGACCTGGCGACCTACCTCGACGCCGAGCACCCGCTGCAGCTCCGCGTCGTCGAGATCCTCGAGGAGTACGCGGGCGAGTCCGTCGCGCACGTCGCGGTCGACGGCTGCGGCGCCCCGGCGCCCGCGATCTCGCTGCGCGGCCTCGCCCGGGCGACCGGCCGGCTGGCCGCGGCGCCGTCGGACAAGTCCGCCAACGCGCGGGCGGCCACCATCGCGACCGCGATGCTCGACTACCCGTGGGCCGTGCACGGCCACGGCGAGGAGAACACGGTCGTGATGGAGGACCTCGAGATCATCGCGAAACTCGGCGCGGAGGGCGTGCTCATCCTCGGCGCCCCCGACGGCACGGCGTGCGCGGTCAAGATGCTCGACGGGAACGGTCGCGGCGCGACCCTGGTGGGGCTCACGCTCCTGGCCGCCGCAGGAGTCGTGCCCGCGGGCGCGCTCGGCCCGGTGCTCAGCCGCGCAATGCGCCCGGTCCTCGGCGGCGGCGAGCCCGTCGGCGGCGTGCGGCTGGCCGCGCCCGTCGTGGCTCTGCTGGACTGA
- a CDS encoding sterol carrier family protein: MGVRRRIAPEPGSDAVRAWLRALDADTEASAETVLAAADAVVLDRKTLATAVRYALEELSEAAEGDSVEVRVPPFGVAQCIAGPRHTRGTPPNVVEMPAGVWLAMATGRLGWDDAKQSGKVSASGIRADLAGVLPLF; encoded by the coding sequence ATGGGAGTACGACGGCGGATCGCACCCGAGCCTGGCTCCGACGCCGTGCGCGCATGGTTGCGCGCGTTGGACGCGGACACCGAGGCGTCGGCCGAGACGGTGCTGGCGGCGGCCGACGCCGTCGTGCTGGATCGCAAAACCCTGGCGACGGCCGTGCGCTACGCGCTCGAGGAGCTCTCCGAGGCTGCGGAGGGCGACTCGGTTGAGGTGCGCGTGCCGCCGTTCGGCGTCGCCCAGTGCATCGCCGGGCCCCGGCACACGCGCGGGACCCCGCCGAACGTCGTCGAGATGCCGGCGGGCGTTTGGCTCGCGATGGCGACCGGGCGACTGGGCTGGGACGACGCCAAGCAGTCGGGGAAAGTCTCGGCGTCCGGCATCCGCGCGGACCTGGCCGGCGTGCTGCCGCTCTTCTGA
- the purF gene encoding amidophosphoribosyltransferase: protein MARGDGMLNHDLLPDEKGPQDECGVFGVWAPGEDVAKLTYYGLYAIQHRGQESAGIATSDGDRINVYKDMGLVSQVFDENTLNAMRGHIAVGHCRYSTTGASHWANAQPTLGATSAGTVALAHNGNLINSAELMDMVRAEQGDNLRGELAQGNTTDTALVTALLRGQEGATLESTAMALLPKLKGAFSFVFMTEGTLYAARDPQGVRPLVLGRLDRGWVVASEQPALATVGASFIREIEPGELIAIDEDGVRSRRFAEAKPAGCVFEYVYLARPDASINGRSIYEARVEMGRQLARENDAEADIVIPVPESGTPAAIGYAEESGIPFAHGFVKNAYVGRTFIQPSQTLRQLGIKLKLNALEPIIKGKRVIVVDDSIVRGNTQRAIVRMLREAGAAAIHVKISSPPIKWPCFYGIDFASRAELIANGAKIEEITASVGADTLAYISEDGMIEATEQPRERLCTACFTGDYPIELPHADRLGKNLLENPAAGPEGGCDPGPDAEFEPTLTDADRTAETHA, encoded by the coding sequence ATGGCGCGTGGCGATGGAATGCTCAATCATGATCTTCTCCCCGACGAAAAGGGGCCGCAGGACGAGTGCGGCGTCTTCGGAGTCTGGGCACCCGGCGAGGATGTCGCGAAACTGACCTACTACGGTCTGTACGCGATCCAGCACCGCGGACAGGAGTCCGCGGGCATCGCCACCAGCGACGGCGACCGGATCAACGTCTACAAGGACATGGGTCTGGTCTCGCAGGTGTTCGACGAGAACACCCTGAACGCGATGCGCGGCCACATCGCCGTCGGGCACTGCCGCTACTCCACCACCGGCGCCAGCCACTGGGCGAACGCGCAGCCGACGCTCGGCGCGACGAGCGCCGGCACCGTCGCCCTCGCCCACAACGGCAACCTGATCAACTCGGCCGAGCTGATGGACATGGTCCGCGCCGAGCAGGGCGATAACCTGCGCGGCGAGCTCGCCCAGGGAAACACCACCGACACCGCGCTCGTGACGGCGCTGCTGCGCGGCCAGGAGGGCGCGACGCTCGAGTCCACCGCGATGGCGCTGCTGCCCAAGCTCAAGGGCGCGTTCAGCTTCGTCTTCATGACCGAGGGCACGCTGTACGCCGCTCGCGACCCGCAGGGCGTCCGCCCGCTGGTCCTGGGCCGTCTGGACCGCGGCTGGGTCGTCGCGTCCGAGCAGCCCGCCCTCGCGACCGTCGGCGCCAGCTTCATCCGCGAGATCGAGCCCGGCGAACTCATCGCGATCGACGAGGACGGCGTCCGCTCCCGCCGGTTCGCCGAGGCCAAGCCGGCCGGCTGCGTCTTCGAGTACGTCTACCTCGCCCGCCCGGACGCGTCGATCAACGGCCGCTCAATCTACGAGGCGCGCGTCGAGATGGGCCGCCAGCTGGCCCGCGAGAACGACGCCGAGGCCGACATCGTCATCCCCGTGCCCGAGTCCGGCACGCCCGCGGCGATCGGCTACGCCGAGGAATCCGGCATCCCCTTCGCGCACGGCTTCGTCAAGAACGCCTACGTGGGCCGCACCTTCATCCAGCCCTCGCAGACCCTGCGCCAGCTCGGCATCAAACTCAAGCTCAACGCCCTCGAGCCCATCATCAAGGGCAAGCGCGTCATCGTGGTCGACGACTCGATCGTCCGCGGCAACACGCAGCGGGCCATCGTGCGGATGCTGCGCGAGGCCGGCGCGGCCGCGATCCACGTCAAGATCTCCTCGCCGCCCATCAAGTGGCCGTGCTTCTACGGCATCGACTTCGCCTCGCGCGCCGAGCTCATCGCGAACGGGGCCAAGATTGAGGAGATCACGGCGTCCGTCGGCGCCGATACCCTCGCCTACATCTCCGAAGACGGCATGATCGAGGCCACCGAGCAGCCGCGCGAACGCCTCTGCACGGCCTGCTTCACGGGCGACTACCCGATCGAGCTGCCGCACGCGGACCGGCTCGGCAAGAACCTGCTCGAGAACCCCGCCGCTGGCCCCGAGGGCGGATGCGACCCGGGTCCCGACGCCGAATTCGAGCCCACCCTCACGGACGCCGACCGCACCGCCGAAACCCACGCCTGA
- the purM gene encoding phosphoribosylformylglycinamidine cyclo-ligase — protein sequence MSAPESKSAGITYASAGVDVEAGDRAVELMKDAVKATHNASVLGGVGGFAGLFDASRLLTYKKPLLATSTDGVGTKVAIAQAMDIHHTIGHDLVGMVVDDIVVVGAEPLFMTDYIACGKVVPERIADIVRGIAEACSIAGTALVGGETAEHPGLLGEHEYDVAGAATGVVEADSVLGPERVREGDVVIAMASSGIHSNGYSLVRRVINHAGWALDREVSELGKTLGEELLVPTKVYAADCLDLVNALNKDGVAPLHGFSHVTGGGLAANLARVLPQGLMATVDRSTWELPAIFRLVSQLGGVPQADLERTLNLGVGMIAIVEASAADAAIARLGERGVASWVMGSIAKTTDDAAAAGTDFVQGAKGVDGGAVLMQGSYAG from the coding sequence ATGAGCGCCCCTGAGAGCAAGTCCGCAGGTATCACCTACGCCTCCGCAGGCGTCGACGTCGAAGCGGGCGACCGCGCCGTCGAACTCATGAAGGACGCCGTCAAGGCGACCCACAACGCGTCGGTCCTCGGCGGCGTCGGCGGTTTCGCCGGCCTCTTCGACGCCTCGCGCCTGCTGACGTACAAGAAGCCGCTGCTGGCGACCTCGACCGACGGCGTCGGCACCAAGGTCGCGATCGCTCAGGCCATGGACATCCACCACACGATCGGCCACGACCTCGTCGGCATGGTCGTCGACGACATCGTCGTCGTCGGCGCCGAGCCGCTGTTCATGACCGACTACATCGCGTGCGGCAAGGTCGTCCCGGAGCGCATCGCCGACATCGTCCGCGGCATCGCCGAGGCGTGCTCCATCGCCGGCACCGCGCTCGTCGGCGGCGAGACCGCCGAGCACCCTGGCCTGCTGGGCGAACACGAGTACGACGTCGCCGGCGCGGCGACGGGCGTCGTCGAGGCCGACTCGGTCCTCGGCCCGGAGCGCGTGCGCGAGGGCGACGTCGTCATCGCCATGGCCTCCTCCGGCATCCACTCCAATGGCTACTCCCTGGTCCGCCGCGTGATCAACCACGCCGGCTGGGCGCTGGACCGTGAGGTCTCCGAGCTCGGCAAGACGCTCGGCGAGGAGCTCCTCGTGCCGACCAAGGTCTACGCGGCCGACTGTCTCGACCTCGTGAACGCCCTGAACAAGGACGGCGTCGCCCCGCTGCACGGCTTCAGCCACGTCACCGGCGGCGGCCTGGCCGCGAACCTCGCGCGCGTACTGCCGCAGGGCCTCATGGCCACGGTCGACCGCAGCACGTGGGAGCTGCCGGCGATCTTCCGTCTCGTCTCTCAGCTCGGCGGCGTCCCGCAGGCTGACCTCGAGCGCACCCTCAACCTCGGCGTCGGCATGATCGCGATCGTCGAGGCCTCGGCCGCCGACGCCGCCATCGCCCGCCTGGGTGAGCGCGGCGTGGCCAGCTGGGTCATGGGGTCGATCGCGAAGACCACAGACGACGCCGCAGCGGCCGGCACGGACTTCGTCCAGGGCGCCAAGGGAGTCGACGGCGGCGCGGTGCTCATGCAGGGCTCCTACGCCGGCTGA